Proteins encoded together in one Campylobacter peloridis LMG 23910 window:
- a CDS encoding c-type cytochrome, whose protein sequence is MKIIFFLLFLFYSIWAADFISPKEYQESLYQNPRGISCAKCHGDGNKQILGYYTKNGEKIPFVVPNIKNIDYTRFKNILNQPQESKSIMPTYSLTEQEIKSLYNYLKTTKKEK, encoded by the coding sequence ATGAAAATAATATTTTTTTTATTATTTCTATTTTATAGTATTTGGGCTGCAGATTTTATATCCCCTAAAGAATATCAAGAATCCCTTTATCAAAATCCAAGAGGTATTAGTTGTGCAAAATGCCATGGAGATGGTAATAAACAAATATTGGGTTATTATACTAAAAATGGTGAAAAAATACCTTTTGTGGTTCCAAACATAAAAAATATAGACTATACGCGTTTTAAGAATATCTTAAACCAGCCTCAAGAATCAAAAAGTATTATGCCAACATATTCTTTAACTGAACAAGAAATTAAATCACTTTATAATTATTTAAAAACAACCAAAAAGGAGAAATAA
- the folD gene encoding bifunctional methylenetetrahydrofolate dehydrogenase/methenyltetrahydrofolate cyclohydrolase FolD — protein sequence MTLLNGKQLSDEIKLALKSEVLELNKNRIEPCLAVILVGEDPASATYVASKARACEQCGIKSLVYKLDKNTTQNELLALINTLNHDDSVDGILVQLPLPVHINKDIILESINFNKDVDGFHPFNVGNLNLNLKGGFIPCTPLGVLRILQHYNIPLEGKDVVVIGASNIVGRPMATLLLNANASVSVCHIYTKDLKTYTKNADIIIVAAGCVNLLKEDMVKDGVIVVDVGINRVDGKIVGDVDFENVSKKASYITPVPGGVGPMTIAMLLENTIKSAKNRIKK from the coding sequence ATGACACTTTTAAATGGTAAGCAGTTAAGTGATGAAATTAAGTTAGCTTTAAAAAGCGAAGTATTAGAGCTTAATAAAAACAGAATAGAACCTTGCTTGGCTGTGATTTTAGTGGGTGAAGATCCTGCTAGTGCAACCTATGTGGCTTCTAAAGCAAGAGCTTGTGAGCAATGTGGAATTAAATCTTTAGTTTATAAATTAGATAAAAATACCACACAAAATGAGCTGTTAGCTTTGATTAATACATTAAATCATGATGATAGCGTGGATGGAATCTTGGTTCAGCTTCCATTGCCAGTGCATATTAATAAAGATATAATCTTAGAAAGCATTAATTTTAATAAAGATGTTGATGGTTTTCATCCATTTAATGTGGGTAATTTAAATTTAAACCTCAAAGGAGGATTTATACCATGTACTCCTTTGGGAGTTTTAAGAATTTTGCAACATTATAATATACCATTAGAAGGTAAAGATGTTGTGGTAATAGGTGCTTCTAATATCGTGGGAAGGCCTATGGCTACACTTTTGTTAAATGCTAATGCAAGTGTAAGTGTATGCCATATATACACTAAAGATTTAAAAACTTATACGAAAAATGCAGATATTATTATAGTTGCAGCAGGTTGTGTAAATCTTTTAAAAGAAGATATGGTAAAAGATGGGGTAATTGTAGTAGATGTTGGCATAAACAGAGTAGATGGGAAAATAGTTGGTGATGTAGATTTTGAAAATGTAAGTAAAAAAGCTAGCTATATTACTCCTGTTCCTGGTGGAGTTGGCCCTATGACTATTGCAATGCTTTTGGAGAACACGATTAAATCAGCTAAAAATAGGATAAAAAAATGA
- the lepB gene encoding signal peptidase I, which translates to MNFLKKIYKFTQSWTGTLVVVLLIIFFFIQAFTIPSGSMKNTLLVGDFLFVKKFSYGIPTPHIPWIEIPILPDFNKNGHLISAKGPERGDIVVFRYPHEPKIHYVKRCVAKGGDEVIFANKTLYVRMIEGDEYMKDYYPNKTKIIGGRLFVKEPYLEKGIHYDSRVDIDSVIFRYLNLRQFAMQPESFKELGDNNIYGFNAYYYKVPENEYFMMGDNRDHSSDSRFWGSVDYKYIVGQPWFIYFSWDENKKVRWERIGRLVETVEKDERFIHHNESDIEALE; encoded by the coding sequence ATGAATTTTTTGAAAAAAATTTATAAATTTACTCAATCTTGGACTGGAACATTAGTTGTAGTATTATTGATAATATTTTTCTTTATACAGGCTTTTACCATACCAAGTGGTTCTATGAAAAATACTTTATTGGTAGGGGATTTTTTATTTGTAAAAAAATTTTCTTATGGTATTCCAACTCCTCATATTCCATGGATAGAAATACCAATCTTACCTGATTTTAATAAAAATGGACATTTAATTAGCGCAAAAGGTCCAGAAAGAGGAGATATAGTAGTTTTTAGATACCCTCATGAACCAAAAATTCATTATGTAAAAAGATGTGTAGCAAAAGGCGGGGATGAGGTGATTTTTGCTAATAAAACTTTATATGTGCGTATGATTGAGGGTGATGAGTATATGAAAGATTATTATCCTAACAAAACAAAGATTATAGGCGGAAGACTTTTTGTTAAAGAGCCTTATTTGGAAAAAGGAATTCATTATGATTCTAGGGTAGATATAGATAGTGTAATATTTCGTTATTTAAATTTAAGACAATTTGCAATGCAACCAGAATCTTTTAAGGAGCTAGGGGATAATAATATTTATGGATTTAATGCATATTATTATAAGGTTCCTGAAAATGAATATTTTATGATGGGTGATAATCGTGATCATTCTAGCGATAGTAGATTTTGGGGTAGTGTAGATTATAAATATATAGTAGGACAGCCTTGGTTTATATATTTTTCATGGGATGAAAATAAAAAAGTAAGATGGGAAAGAATAGGGCGTTTAGTTGAAACAGTTGAAAAAGATGAACGCTTTATTCATCATAATGAAAGCGATATAGAGGCTTTAGAATAA
- a CDS encoding pyridoxal phosphate-dependent aminotransferase, giving the protein MLSQRSQNLGESLTLVMTDIAKNLKANGEKVISFSAGEPDFDTPEVIKKAAIEAIEKGCGAYTPVIGIKEVVEAIQYKFKKDNNLDYKISEIITNVGAKHSLFMAIECLVEEGDEVIIPSPYWVSYPEMVKFAGATPVFIEGEAKNGFKITPEQLKQAITPKTKVLMFNSPSNPTGAIYSKEEITALAKVLEGTKIIVLSDEIYEKLVYDGEFCAFAQVSEDALNRTVSINGLSKCGAMPGWRFGYMASKINEFNNAVKKLQGQSTSNICSIVQYAALPALLGKADGDIEMMRQAFLKRRELACEILAKSEKLKLEQLPQGAFYLFISCKEVDNDSMRFCKRLLQEQKVALVPGVGFGMEGYFRLSYATNEKDIIEGCEKIVDFVKNY; this is encoded by the coding sequence ATGTTAAGTCAAAGATCTCAGAATTTAGGGGAATCCTTAACTTTGGTTATGACTGATATTGCTAAAAATTTAAAAGCAAATGGAGAAAAAGTTATTAGTTTTTCAGCAGGTGAGCCTGATTTTGATACTCCAGAAGTTATCAAAAAAGCAGCTATTGAAGCGATTGAAAAAGGTTGTGGTGCTTATACGCCAGTTATTGGTATAAAAGAAGTTGTTGAAGCAATACAATACAAATTTAAAAAAGATAACAATCTTGATTATAAGATAAGCGAAATCATTACCAATGTAGGAGCTAAGCATTCTTTATTCATGGCTATTGAATGCCTTGTTGAGGAGGGTGATGAGGTCATCATTCCTAGCCCTTATTGGGTAAGTTATCCTGAAATGGTAAAATTTGCAGGTGCTACTCCAGTATTTATAGAAGGTGAAGCAAAAAATGGTTTTAAAATAACTCCAGAACAATTAAAACAAGCAATTACTCCAAAAACAAAAGTTTTAATGTTTAACTCCCCATCAAATCCTACAGGAGCTATATACTCTAAAGAAGAAATAACTGCTTTAGCTAAGGTTTTAGAAGGAACAAAAATCATTGTTTTAAGTGATGAAATTTATGAAAAATTAGTTTATGATGGCGAATTTTGTGCTTTTGCACAAGTTAGTGAAGATGCTTTAAATAGAACGGTAAGTATTAATGGACTTAGCAAATGCGGGGCTATGCCAGGATGGCGTTTTGGTTATATGGCTAGCAAAATAAATGAATTTAACAATGCTGTAAAAAAACTTCAAGGGCAAAGTACATCTAATATTTGTTCTATTGTTCAATACGCAGCTTTACCAGCTTTACTTGGTAAAGCAGATGGCGATATTGAAATGATGAGACAAGCATTTTTAAAACGCAGAGAATTAGCATGTGAAATTTTAGCTAAAAGTGAAAAATTGAAATTAGAACAACTTCCGCAAGGAGCTTTTTATTTATTTATTTCTTGTAAAGAAGTTGATAATGATTCTATGAGATTTTGTAAAAGATTATTGCAAGAGCAAAAAGTAGCTTTAGTTCCTGGTGTTGGTTTTGGTATGGAAGGCTATTTTAGACTTTCTTATGCAACTAATGAAAAAGATATAATTGAAGGTTGTGAAAAAATTGTTGATTTTGTAAAAAATTATTAA
- the tgt gene encoding tRNA guanosine(34) transglycosylase Tgt: MEFEVQYKSANARACRIKTTHSEILTPIFMPVGTLAAIKSLDAIDMSEILNAKIILANTYHLYLRPGSKVIKQMGGLHGFSKFEGSFLTDSGGFQAFSLSKNSKPDECGIKFKSHIDGSLHYFTPQNVLDAQYDFNSDIMMILDDLVALPASKERIELSLKRTIKWAKEAIDYHKIKQNQGIGIGQNIFGIIQGGTDFEARKICSEALCEMEFDGLAIGGLSVGEENKAMYDTVEAMMPYVDENRPRYLMGVGTPEDLVENVSRGVDMFDCVMPTRNARNGTLFTSFGKFNIKKAEFITDHTPIDPKCSCYTCRNFSRAYLNHLFKAKELTFFRLASLHNLHYYLNLVKQMREAIIKNEFENFKKEFYRQRS; the protein is encoded by the coding sequence ATGGAATTTGAAGTTCAATATAAAAGTGCAAATGCCAGAGCTTGCCGTATAAAAACTACACATAGTGAAATTTTAACCCCTATTTTTATGCCTGTTGGAACTTTGGCTGCGATTAAAAGTTTAGATGCTATAGATATGAGTGAAATTTTAAATGCAAAAATTATTTTAGCAAATACTTATCATTTATATTTAAGGCCAGGTTCTAAGGTGATTAAACAAATGGGAGGTTTGCATGGTTTTAGTAAATTTGAAGGCTCTTTTTTAACAGATAGTGGAGGTTTTCAAGCTTTTTCATTAAGTAAAAATTCAAAACCTGATGAGTGTGGGATTAAATTTAAAAGTCACATTGATGGAAGTTTGCATTATTTTACCCCTCAAAATGTTTTAGATGCTCAATATGATTTTAATTCAGATATTATGATGATTTTAGATGATTTAGTAGCTTTACCAGCAAGCAAAGAAAGAATAGAGTTGTCTTTAAAACGCACTATAAAATGGGCAAAAGAAGCTATTGATTATCACAAAATAAAGCAAAATCAAGGTATTGGTATAGGGCAAAATATTTTTGGTATTATCCAAGGTGGGACTGATTTTGAAGCTAGAAAAATTTGCTCTGAGGCTCTTTGTGAAATGGAATTTGATGGTTTAGCTATAGGTGGTTTGAGCGTAGGAGAAGAAAACAAGGCTATGTATGATACGGTTGAAGCTATGATGCCATATGTGGATGAAAATCGTCCTAGGTATTTAATGGGGGTTGGGACTCCTGAGGATTTGGTTGAAAATGTCTCAAGAGGAGTGGATATGTTTGATTGCGTGATGCCAACAAGAAATGCAAGAAATGGAACTTTATTTACAAGTTTTGGTAAATTTAATATTAAAAAAGCAGAATTTATTACAGATCATACCCCAATAGATCCAAAGTGTTCATGTTATACATGTAGAAATTTTTCAAGAGCTTATTTAAATCATTTATTTAAAGCCAAGGAACTGACTTTTTTTAGGCTTGCAAGTTTGCATAATTTACATTATTATTTAAATTTAGTCAAGCAAATGAGAGAAGCAATTATAAAAAATGAATTTGAAAATTTTAAAAAAGAATTTTATAGGCAAAGAAGTTAG
- a CDS encoding acetyl-CoA carboxylase subunit A, translating to MMIHKILIANRGEIAVRVIRACRDLHIKSVAVYTEPDYECLHVKVADEAYRIGTDAIRGYLDAKRIVEIAKACGADAIHPGYGFLSENYEFAKECEEAGIIFIGPKSDVIRKMGNKNIARYLMKKNGIPVVPGTEKLNHCTLEEIKLQALKIGYPVILKASGGGGGRGIRVVHKEEDLEKSFEACKREALSFFKNDEVFMEKYVINPRHIEFQILADNYGNIIHLCERDCSIQRRHQKIIEIAPCPSISEKLRKTIGVTAVAAAKAVGYTNVGTVEFLLDDYNRFYFMEMNTRIQVEHPITEEITGIDLITRQIRIANGEILDLEQSDIKPRGFAIEARITAENVWKNFIPSPGKITEYFPALGPSVRVDSHLYKDYTVPPYYDSLLAKLIVKGSSYDSAVNRLERALKEFVIDDIRTTVPFLIAITKIREFRRGYFDTSFIETHMEELLEKTEDRHQENKEEVIAAIAAALQKIKESRE from the coding sequence ATGATGATACATAAAATTTTAATAGCAAATAGAGGTGAAATAGCTGTAAGGGTAATACGCGCATGTAGAGACTTGCATATTAAAAGCGTAGCTGTTTATACTGAACCTGATTATGAGTGTTTACATGTAAAAGTTGCTGATGAGGCTTATAGAATAGGAACTGATGCAATAAGAGGATATTTAGATGCTAAAAGAATAGTAGAAATTGCTAAAGCTTGTGGGGCAGATGCTATACACCCTGGATATGGATTTTTGAGTGAAAATTATGAGTTTGCAAAAGAATGTGAAGAAGCAGGGATTATCTTTATAGGACCAAAATCTGATGTTATCCGTAAAATGGGAAATAAAAACATAGCAAGATATTTAATGAAAAAAAATGGAATTCCTGTGGTTCCAGGTACTGAAAAGCTTAATCATTGCACTTTAGAAGAAATAAAACTTCAGGCATTAAAAATAGGCTATCCTGTGATTTTAAAAGCTAGTGGCGGCGGTGGCGGTAGAGGTATACGCGTGGTGCACAAAGAGGAAGATTTGGAAAAATCTTTTGAAGCTTGCAAAAGAGAAGCACTTAGTTTTTTTAAAAACGATGAAGTTTTTATGGAAAAATATGTTATTAATCCAAGGCATATTGAATTTCAAATTTTAGCAGATAATTACGGAAATATTATACACCTTTGTGAAAGAGATTGCTCTATCCAAAGAAGACATCAAAAAATCATTGAAATAGCACCTTGTCCAAGTATTTCTGAAAAATTAAGAAAAACTATAGGAGTTACCGCTGTTGCTGCTGCAAAAGCTGTGGGTTATACTAATGTTGGAACGGTTGAATTTTTGCTTGATGATTATAATAGATTTTATTTTATGGAGATGAATACAAGAATTCAAGTAGAACATCCAATAACAGAAGAAATTACAGGAATTGATCTTATCACAAGACAAATTCGTATAGCAAATGGAGAAATTTTAGATTTGGAGCAAAGTGATATTAAGCCAAGAGGCTTTGCTATAGAAGCTAGAATTACAGCAGAAAATGTATGGAAAAATTTTATTCCAAGTCCTGGAAAAATTACAGAATATTTTCCAGCTTTAGGACCTTCTGTAAGAGTGGATAGCCATTTGTATAAAGATTATACAGTTCCTCCATATTATGATTCTTTACTTGCAAAATTAATTGTCAAAGGTTCAAGTTATGATAGTGCAGTAAATAGACTTGAAAGAGCTTTAAAAGAATTTGTAATTGATGACATTAGAACGACTGTGCCGTTTTTGATTGCAATTACTAAAATAAGAGAATTTAGAAGAGGGTATTTTGATACTTCATTTATAGAAACGCACATGGAAGAGCTTTTGGAAAAAACAGAAGATAGGCATCAAGAAAACAAAGAAGAAGTAATTGCTGCTATAGCTGCAGCATTGCAAAAAATCAAAGAAAGTAGAGAGTAA
- a CDS encoding arginyltransferase produces the protein MNIIGFCTLEEECPYLENKFCRNEYNYISFITKSQNQELVSRGWRRFGSYFSRPVCNDCNECQNLRILVENFRFSKSYRRVLKKNTATKIILQKPSLSDEHLLLYEKYHYHQKNKRNWKIYDLNFRKYYNLYIDNARNFGYELDFYIDNKLVCVDLIDILEDGISSIYCFYDPDFSHLSLGKYSLLTEIKLAQIKKLKYIYLGYFVKGCQSLSYKADYSPNEILKYTSALNEEAFLWS, from the coding sequence ATGAATATTATAGGTTTTTGTACTTTAGAGGAAGAATGTCCTTATCTTGAAAATAAATTTTGTAGAAATGAATATAACTATATATCTTTCATTACCAAATCTCAAAATCAAGAGTTAGTTTCTAGAGGTTGGAGGCGTTTTGGTTCGTATTTTTCAAGACCAGTGTGTAATGATTGTAATGAATGTCAAAATTTAAGAATTTTAGTTGAAAATTTCCGTTTTAGTAAAAGTTATCGTAGGGTTTTAAAAAAAAATACTGCAACTAAGATTATTCTACAAAAACCATCTTTAAGTGATGAGCATTTATTGCTTTATGAAAAATATCATTATCATCAAAAAAACAAAAGAAATTGGAAAATATATGATTTAAATTTTAGAAAATATTATAATCTTTATATAGATAATGCTAGAAATTTTGGCTATGAGCTAGATTTTTATATTGATAATAAATTAGTTTGTGTTGATTTGATTGATATTTTAGAAGATGGAATTTCTAGTATTTATTGTTTTTATGATCCAGATTTTTCTCACTTGAGTCTTGGAAAGTATTCTCTTTTAACTGAAATTAAACTTGCTCAAATTAAAAAATTAAAATATATATATTTAGGATATTTTGTAAAAGGGTGTCAATCTTTATCTTATAAAGCCGATTATAGTCCAAATGAAATTTTAAAATACACTAGTGCTTTAAATGAAGAAGCATTTTTGTGGAGTTAG
- a CDS encoding adenylosuccinate lyase: protein MQVVQTLESVSVNTDDFLMFKYFQDLIRKNFSKVIGNKNKTLSFFVENEIPQRRYFLKLVNHKYKKDTGNQIDNLAFAHYKTFKLNLAQANTLKPVIFAKIGFAQRNILITLSSNEKLFAVYLEQYFKDHKSSYDEKNCIFSVEYKDDNTLNLLEILASVNEHLKYCIDFTINESQLLEFRNKMKNKASTNWKFNALAKLFENYFQTLGCNSNDEFATIRQNYLNLVKIYHPDRHQGKSKIEQAYCREEFEKIQLAYESLKSLYKNNT from the coding sequence ATGCAGGTAGTTCAAACTTTAGAATCAGTTAGTGTTAATACAGATGATTTTTTAATGTTTAAATATTTTCAAGATCTTATCCGTAAAAATTTTTCAAAAGTTATAGGAAATAAAAACAAAACCTTATCTTTTTTTGTTGAAAATGAAATTCCTCAAAGAAGGTATTTTTTAAAACTTGTTAATCATAAATATAAAAAAGATACGGGAAATCAAATTGATAATCTTGCATTTGCTCACTATAAAACATTTAAGCTTAATTTAGCACAAGCTAATACTTTAAAACCGGTTATTTTTGCTAAAATAGGTTTTGCACAAAGAAATATTTTAATTACATTAAGCTCTAACGAAAAACTTTTTGCTGTTTATTTAGAGCAGTATTTTAAAGATCATAAGAGCTCTTATGATGAAAAAAATTGTATTTTTTCTGTAGAATATAAAGACGATAATACTCTAAATTTATTAGAAATACTAGCTAGTGTTAATGAGCATTTAAAGTATTGTATAGACTTTACCATTAATGAAAGTCAGCTTTTAGAATTTAGAAATAAAATGAAAAACAAAGCTAGTACTAATTGGAAATTTAATGCTCTTGCTAAGCTTTTTGAAAATTATTTTCAAACTTTAGGATGTAATAGCAACGATGAATTTGCTACTATTAGACAAAATTATTTAAATTTAGTAAAGATTTATCATCCTGATCGCCACCAAGGTAAAAGCAAAATTGAACAAGCTTATTGTCGTGAAGAATTTGAAAAAATTCAACTTGCATATGAAAGCTTGAAATCTTTATATAAAAATAATACTTGA
- the ftsW gene encoding putative lipid II flippase FtsW: MVADRRLFFLSCILITIGILFSYSLSAFTVLYLEYNEFHFFIRQLFFGISGIAIIYFISRLNPDTKMAHYLMISILVISFLFIIILPFLPTFLATAAGGAKRWIRLGPLSISPVEFFKIGLIYFLAWSYTRRIDDSKKAIKHEILILIPYFILAAFVIGYIYMTQNDLGQSVISFFLVFALAFFAGASKRLFAFGIVIVGMIGVLVILSNQRRIQRISAWWGNIQDAFLPLFPEWIANSLRVSHNSEPYQISHSLNAIAHGGFFGEGLGLGTFKLGFLSEVHTDFVLSGITEEIGLLGLGVICIIYLMVILRIFRIAGRCENKVHFLFCSGVALLLLFSFFMNAFGIISLTPLKGVAVPLLSYGGSSMWSICLGIGYVLMISKKVKI, from the coding sequence ATGGTTGCTGATAGAAGATTATTTTTTTTAAGTTGTATTTTAATCACTATAGGAATACTTTTTTCGTATTCTTTAAGTGCCTTTACGGTGTTATATTTAGAATATAACGAATTTCATTTTTTTATTAGGCAGCTTTTTTTTGGAATTAGTGGTATAGCTATTATTTATTTTATTTCAAGATTAAACCCTGATACTAAAATGGCTCATTATTTGATGATAAGCATTTTGGTGATATCATTTTTGTTTATTATTATATTACCTTTTTTGCCTACTTTTTTAGCAACAGCAGCAGGTGGAGCTAAAAGATGGATTAGATTAGGCCCTTTATCTATCTCTCCGGTTGAATTTTTTAAAATAGGCTTGATTTACTTTCTTGCATGGTCTTATACTAGAAGAATTGATGATAGTAAAAAAGCTATTAAACATGAAATTTTAATTTTAATTCCTTATTTTATATTAGCGGCGTTTGTTATAGGTTATATTTATATGACACAAAATGATTTAGGGCAAAGCGTTATATCATTTTTTTTAGTTTTTGCTTTGGCATTTTTTGCAGGAGCTAGTAAAAGACTTTTTGCTTTTGGTATAGTTATAGTAGGTATGATAGGTGTTTTAGTGATTTTAAGCAATCAAAGAAGAATTCAGCGTATTTCTGCTTGGTGGGGAAATATTCAAGATGCATTTTTGCCTTTATTTCCTGAGTGGATTGCAAATTCTTTAAGAGTGAGTCATAATTCTGAGCCATATCAAATTTCGCATAGTTTAAATGCTATAGCTCATGGTGGATTTTTTGGAGAAGGTTTAGGTCTTGGAACATTTAAGTTGGGATTTTTAAGTGAGGTTCATACGGATTTTGTTTTATCAGGTATTACCGAAGAAATTGGTTTATTGGGCTTGGGTGTTATTTGTATAATTTATCTTATGGTAATACTTAGAATTTTTAGGATTGCTGGGCGTTGTGAAAATAAAGTTCATTTTTTATTTTGCTCGGGTGTTGCATTGTTATTATTATTCTCATTTTTTATGAATGCTTTTGGTATTATATCTTTAACTCCACTTAAAGGTGTTGCTGTTCCGCTTCTAAGTTATGGTGGTAGTTCTATGTGGTCAATTTGTCTTGGTATTGGTTATGTTTTAATGATTAGCAAAAAGGTAAAAATATAA
- a CDS encoding amino acid ABC transporter, permease/substrate-binding lipoprotein, translating to MKKILYVVLALFGILALGACSSDKNQANNVSNEKVYKVGIAANYPPFDFIKDTKITGFDVDLLEEIAKRENLKLEWVNMSFDGLIPALKAGKIDMIASAMSSTPQRLTSMDFSNTYFNTKNLYLKLKTDTSVSNKQSLEGKKIGVQLGTIQESAAKEIPNAQVVASEEMLGAILALKAGKVDAVLTDKDIGKGYLKTNEDLEAFLEENDGSSGFCIAFDKGKQSELVQKINAGLEKVKADGTYQKIVEKYDLQ from the coding sequence ATGAAAAAAATTTTATATGTTGTTTTAGCGTTATTTGGTATATTAGCTTTAGGTGCTTGCTCAAGTGATAAAAATCAAGCAAATAATGTTTCTAATGAAAAAGTTTATAAAGTAGGTATAGCTGCAAATTATCCTCCTTTTGATTTTATTAAAGATACAAAAATTACTGGTTTTGATGTGGATTTACTTGAAGAAATCGCAAAAAGAGAAAATTTAAAGCTTGAATGGGTAAATATGAGTTTTGATGGATTAATCCCTGCTTTAAAAGCTGGAAAAATAGACATGATAGCTTCGGCAATGAGTTCAACTCCACAAAGATTAACAAGTATGGATTTTAGTAATACTTATTTTAATACCAAAAATTTATATTTAAAACTAAAAACAGATACTAGCGTTAGTAACAAGCAAAGTTTAGAAGGTAAAAAAATAGGTGTTCAACTTGGAACCATACAAGAAAGTGCTGCTAAAGAAATTCCAAATGCACAAGTTGTTGCAAGTGAAGAAATGTTAGGTGCAATTTTAGCTTTAAAAGCTGGAAAAGTAGATGCGGTATTAACAGATAAAGATATTGGTAAAGGTTATTTAAAAACCAATGAAGATCTAGAAGCATTTTTAGAAGAAAATGATGGAAGTTCAGGATTTTGTATAGCTTTTGATAAAGGAAAGCAAAGTGAGCTTGTTCAAAAAATCAATGCAGGTTTGGAAAAAGTTAAAGCTGATGGAACTTACCAAAAAATCGTAGAAAAATACGATTTACAATAA
- a CDS encoding cysteine sulfinate desulfinase, with amino-acid sequence MEIKDLKNDIILKKGIHYFDFTASALALKSIEKKIKKILTTYANTHSDSSLNSFITQQYYENARYDLKKYLELDETFALISCGNGSSAAIKKFQELLGLYIPPLIKQKYFQNIDKKSLPLVIVGPYEHHSNELSFREALCECVRIPLDKNGEIDFIFLQKILHQSQHRQIIASFNAASNVTGILSDYKRIYTLIKQYKGIVAFDVSTLAPYANLDSKFYDAVFISSHKLLGGVGSCGLLAIKKDLCGNIPSFAAGGTVGYVSRTSQQYVCEIENLEEGGTPGIIQLIRASLAFKVRNAIGLENIAKKEQELCEYFFQKCQNFSKMHLYAKNITHRLPIFALNIEGISPFDLAYILSKKFKIETRAGCACAGPYGHDLLNLKDNQELFFKPGWLRVGFHYIHTKEDIDYFIKALKESIKALN; translated from the coding sequence TTGGAAATAAAAGATTTAAAAAACGATATTATTTTAAAAAAAGGTATACATTATTTTGATTTTACAGCTAGTGCTTTAGCATTAAAAAGTATAGAAAAAAAAATAAAAAAAATTTTAACAACCTATGCTAACACCCATTCTGATAGCTCTTTGAATTCTTTTATAACTCAACAATACTATGAAAATGCAAGATATGACTTAAAAAAATATCTTGAACTTGATGAAACCTTTGCCTTAATATCATGCGGTAATGGATCATCTGCTGCTATAAAAAAATTTCAAGAATTACTGGGTTTATATATACCACCATTGATTAAACAAAAATATTTTCAAAACATTGATAAAAAATCTTTACCTTTGGTTATAGTAGGTCCTTATGAGCACCACTCTAATGAGCTTTCTTTTAGAGAGGCTTTATGCGAGTGCGTGCGAATTCCTCTAGATAAAAATGGTGAAATAGATTTTATATTTTTGCAAAAAATACTACACCAATCACAACATAGACAAATCATAGCTAGCTTCAATGCTGCTTCAAATGTAACTGGAATTTTAAGTGATTATAAAAGAATTTATACTTTAATTAAACAATACAAAGGAATTGTTGCTTTTGATGTATCCACTTTAGCACCTTATGCGAATTTGGATTCTAAATTTTACGATGCTGTGTTTATTAGTTCTCATAAGCTTCTTGGAGGGGTTGGATCCTGTGGTTTACTTGCAATTAAAAAGGATTTATGCGGAAATATCCCTAGTTTTGCAGCAGGTGGAACCGTTGGTTATGTTTCAAGAACTTCGCAACAATATGTGTGTGAAATAGAAAATTTAGAAGAAGGTGGAACACCTGGAATTATTCAGCTTATTAGAGCAAGCTTAGCTTTTAAAGTTCGCAATGCAATCGGACTTGAAAATATTGCAAAAAAAGAACAAGAACTTTGCGAATATTTTTTTCAAAAATGTCAAAATTTTTCCAAAATGCATTTATACGCAAAAAATATCACACACAGACTTCCCATCTTTGCTTTAAACATAGAAGGGATTTCGCCTTTTGATTTAGCCTATATACTAAGCAAAAAATTTAAAATAGAAACAAGAGCAGGTTGTGCTTGTGCTGGTCCTTATGGGCATGATTTGCTTAATTTAAAAGATAACCAAGAATTATTTTTTAAACCTGGGTGGTTAAGAGTTGGATTTCACTATATACACACAAAAGAAGATATTGATTATTTTATTAAAGCCTTGAAAGAAAGTATCAAGGCTTTGAATTGA